AAAAATACCAAAAAGTATAAAATATTTCTTTTAGGTGGCGGAAAGAAGGAAAAAGAAATGCTCGAAACCCTTGCTTCCCCGTTTGATAAGGTTTTCAACGTGGCTGGCAAGCTGTCATTCGAAGAAGAACTGCAACTGATTTCCCATCTTGACCTTATGGTGTCAATGGACAGTGCCAATGCACATCTGGCGGCAAATTTTGGTGTAAAGGTCATAACCTTATGGGGCGTTACCCACCCCTATGCGGGCTTTTACCCTTTCGGGCAGCATCTTTCAAATGCCTTGTTGGCCGATAGGGCGGCATATCCGCTTATTCCCACCTCTGTGTATGGCAACAAGGTGCCCGAGGGCTACGAGAACGTGATGGAGTCCATCCCAACGGAAACCGTCTTGGGCAAAGTGGAGGAAGTCCTTGTCTAAAACAGTCTAGTAAATGGTTTCCTTCTCTTGCTCTAAAGTGTACATATAAGCCTTTAATTGCTGTATGTATTGATATTTTAGCATTTTCGCATTACCGCTCGCCATCATGGTTCGAATGCCCATGTAAGAAGAAATGATGTAGGTAGCCACCTCTTCACAATTGACATGACGGGCGATATGGCCATCGCTCTTACCGTTTTTAAGGGCAGATATAAGATTGATCTCCCATACTTTGAGAATATCTTTCAAATATTGTAGAACCTCGTTCTCACCACGGTTGAACTCCGTCAAGAAGTTGCCGAGCATAAAACCACAGTCCATCGAATTGTGCTCAGCCGTTTCCAAGGCATTGTTCAAGGTGTCGATGATTACGGGAATCGGGCTCTTATCTTGGGCAAGTGGCTCGACCAACAGCGCATACACCTTTTGCATAATGATGTTTTGCGTAATGCTGATAAAAAAATCTTCCTTTGATTTGAAATGGTGGTAAAAGGCACCTTTTGAAAGGGACAGCTCTTTTAAGATATCGTCGATACTGGTCGCATGATATCCTTTTTGATAGAAAAGCTCAAGGCCTTTCGCCCTCATTCGGTGCATGGTTTCCATGCGTTTTCGGTTCTTGTCCATAAGATTTGGTTTTTTGGGTTTTAGACCGTTAAGTCTGTTTCAAAGAACCGATGAACCGATAAAAAGTTGAAGATTATGGGATATATGGCAGAAAAATTTCGTTAAAAAGTCATTTGGTCGACCAAATGACTGGTTTTCAAAAAACTAAACCGACCAAGTGGTCGGTTTAAGTGCGAAAACTTTCGCCTAAATGCATCCCAAAAAGAGGTTTTTTGGCGTACGATTTCCCTTCAAAAGAAAATCTTCTATCTGGTTTCAACAACATCCCCCGCCATCGTAATGATAGGTAGATTCGCTGATAAAGATATCATTCCTGCCAAGGGCTGCCAAGGCACCAGCGGTTTTGTCGCATACTGCCAAGGGCTGGTTCTTTAACAATACATGTCCTTTTTTATCGTCAAAATAGTCTTCACTTCCATAATAGATGGCCGCTTTGCCGGTAAAGACACATGGCCCATCGTCTGGCATTGGGTCTTTTATGGCCGCCACTTCGATGGACTCGATATATATCAATTCGTCTGTCGGGTAGTTCTTTGGGTCGAGTATGCGATACGGCTTTCTGGCCCTGATTTCGATGGTGCCAAAGCCAACATCGGTCAAAGCCTTTATGTAGTCTTTGATGGGGAGGCTTCCGCTGAGGCACAGGGCCCTAAGCCTATCATCGTTTCGTAGGATCTCGTTCATCCCTTGCTCACAAACGGGATCGCTCATCACAAGCCTTCCGTGTGGTTTCAGCACACGGTACATTTCTTCAATGGCCCTTTTAAGGTCATCTTCCTTAAAGATATTGAACAGACAGTTCTGGGCGGCCACATCGATGCTGTTGTCTTCGACCGGAAGGTTAAGGGCATCGCCCTTTCGCAATTCCACAAACTCAGATTTGAACCAATCGTTTTCTGCTTCGGCCACTTTAAAGTTGTTTCGGCTGGCCTCTAACATTTCGTCCACTACATCAACACCGATCACCCCGCCTTTTTGGCGGCTGAAATAGGCAAATTGCAACAGTTCCATTCCGCCGCCCACACCCACATACAATACGCTGGGATTATTGGTCAAATCACGCGCATGGACCGTGCTGCCGCAACCATAGTTCATTTCTTGCATGATCTTGGGAATCTTCAACCCGGGCAGCTCCCATACGGGATTGGTGGTACAGCAAAGCCCTACATCTGGGGTTAAAGCTGCTTCTCTATATAAATCGTTTGTAGCTTCTAAATAACTCATAATATTGGCCCCTGGCCCCCATAGGGGAACTTTTGCGGGGATGTTTTAAAGGTTACACTTATTTGAATTCAGTAATTTCTAATCAATTTTTTTTTCATACAACGAACAAACTCCCCTCTTTAGAGGGATTGGGAGAGACTTACGCCACAGTCCCTTGACAACTGCTTCCCGCACCAGCGGTACAGCCATAGCAGTGTTGTGAAATGATAATATTTCTGTTGTTGAGCACATCTTCATTGTAATCTTTGATGTGCTGCACCTTGCTGGCCACTTTTAGGCCCAGCATCTGGTTGAAATCGCAGTCGTACAACCAGCCATCCCAACTGACCGAAATCGTGTTGGTGCACATTACGTTTTCAACTGCCGCTGGATTGTAGGCATCAACAAGGGCGTACATATAGTCCTCATAGTTTTCGGAAGCGATCAGATAGTCCAAAAAACGGGAGATCGGAAGGTTGGTAATGGCAAACAGATTATGGAAATGGATTCCGAAATCTTCGAACAAGGCCTTCTTAAAGTCCTTT
This portion of the Flagellimonas lutaonensis genome encodes:
- the arsM gene encoding arsenosugar biosynthesis arsenite methyltransferase ArsM; amino-acid sequence: MSYLEATNDLYREAALTPDVGLCCTTNPVWELPGLKIPKIMQEMNYGCGSTVHARDLTNNPSVLYVGVGGGMELLQFAYFSRQKGGVIGVDVVDEMLEASRNNFKVAEAENDWFKSEFVELRKGDALNLPVEDNSIDVAAQNCLFNIFKEDDLKRAIEEMYRVLKPHGRLVMSDPVCEQGMNEILRNDDRLRALCLSGSLPIKDYIKALTDVGFGTIEIRARKPYRILDPKNYPTDELIYIESIEVAAIKDPMPDDGPCVFTGKAAIYYGSEDYFDDKKGHVLLKNQPLAVCDKTAGALAALGRNDIFISESTYHYDGGGCC
- a CDS encoding TetR/AcrR family transcriptional regulator; the encoded protein is MDKNRKRMETMHRMRAKGLELFYQKGYHATSIDDILKELSLSKGAFYHHFKSKEDFFISITQNIIMQKVYALLVEPLAQDKSPIPVIIDTLNNALETAEHNSMDCGFMLGNFLTEFNRGENEVLQYLKDILKVWEINLISALKNGKSDGHIARHVNCEEVATYIISSYMGIRTMMASGNAKMLKYQYIQQLKAYMYTLEQEKETIY